GCAGAATGTCATTACAAGCTGAAACCTGTGTTTAAAGTTGTTCCTGCTTTTATTGTTTGGCAACTATGGAAATGGAGAAACAATTAATTTCATGAAGGCACCATGACCTTTAATAGGGTAATAGATGAAATTAATTTGAACATACACTTGTTATGCAAGGTGTTGTTCCCTGGGCTGAATGTACCAACAAAGTGGCATCTCAATGTGCAGTTTTCTGAAGATTATAAACCATCAATTATTTATAAAGTGATAAGGTGGATGAGACCAGCAACAGGATGGTTTAAGTGTAATACTGATGGAGCTGCTAAGGGTAATCCAGGGACAAGTTCTGTTGCTTCTTGTATTAGAAATGAGGATGGAGACTTGGTGTATGTTGCTACTAAGAAGTTACAAGATAGATCAAATTTGGTAGCAGAAGCTGAGGCTATTAGAATGGGATTGAAATACTGCTTAGATAATCAACTCTTCCCTCTGATCATAGAGACTGACTCTATGACAATGAAGATGATTCTTATTGCGGAATGGAAAATTCCATGGTGTATCTCAATGGTGGTGGATGATATTAATAGAATGAGAAGGGATCAAATGGTGACTGTGGTGCACATACACAGAGAAGGGAATGGACTTGCCGATTTTTTAACTAGCATGGGTTTTGATTTTGCAAGTACAATTCACTTCAACAGTTTCCAAGAGTTACCAAGTCAAGCTAGGAAGATATTGGACATTGAAAAGGCTGGAATTCCAAACTTGAGAATAAGAAAAGCACAAGATAAAGCACCAGACTGATGATCAGGACATATAGAATAGCCATTTACAATATGCTGAATGAACTAGTATGGATAGATGCAGCAACTGTGTTAAGGTGGTATTAGTGTGTTTATCATGTTCATTCCTTAATATGGAAGCTACAAAAGTCCATGCTATGTTTCATGATCTTTTGAAAATGCCACAAGTTTGAGAGTGGTTCTTGCTTCCATACAGATGATGGTTTCCACAGAAGAGTACAACTACATTCAAGTTACCTGGAGAATGATTCAAATGATTTGAAACATTCCACCTATGAGACTTTGAAGGTGTGATAGATGTTATCAAGTCAAGGCCATTGGATTCTTAGCTGTTATTAGTTTGTTTCAATCTCAATCTGTATTTCCATTTTCcactttctgtttttttttttttttttttttttttttactgtcaTTAGCTAGAGGACTTGTTTTCCTctgttttctctctctctctctcctctgtTCTCCAACGGTAAGTGCAGCCCctccacacccccccccccccaacccccaccccacccaccccccaacCAAGCCACCCCAAATGGCGACCGGCGACCCGGCcggatctctctctctctcctctttctttctttccttcttcttttttttgtttttgtctttctcttttcctttccctTCTACACTGCGATCGGAAACCCTCCACCAGTAGGTTTCCGGGCAGGTTCTGCACAGGTACTCGAGTTTTCCGACGGTGAACAGTGATTCCGGCCTGCGAACAGTATTCCCGGCAGAGAACAGCAAACAGAGATTTCTCTTTTCTCGGTGGTGAACAGGTTTTATTTACTTGGAGTCTGTACCTCCAATAGCCCATTTCATGTCTTTTAGCCTTATAAATTTTGCCTGCTCCGCCTAATTGAATACCTATTTCACTGCCTATAGAATATTGCTATCTTGTGCTTTATTCTTGATCCTTCGTTTGTCTTAGATTAACCTTTCACTAGCGTATATTTGCTTTACTGGCTTTGGCGAGGGATGGTAGACTAGGGTCGTGTTCTTGGTTGGGATCGGGGGCTGTTGGGGGGCTAAGGGGGTTGAGGGAGCTTCTAGGCCGAGAGAGTGGTCTTGGAATATTGAGACTTTATCGAGAAAGTCCATAGAGttagttaagattcttaagaagaggaggattaatatagcttgCGTCTAAGAGACTAAATGGGTAGGACCTATAGCTAAGGATGTGGACGGGTACAAGCTTTGGTTCTCGGGCAAGTCGAGGTATAGGAATGGGGTAGGGATCTTAGTAGATAGTGAGCTTAGAGACCAGGTGGTAGAGGTTAGAAGGATCAATGACAGGATGATGGCGATTAAGTTAGTCGTTGGAGGGTTCAccttgaacattattagtgccTACGCGCCACAAGCTGGGTTTGGACGAGGAGGTAAAAAGGCGGCTTGTTGGTGAGGACTTGGACAAAGTGGTGGTAAGTATACCGCCTTTCCGAGAAGTTATTCATAGGAGGAGATTTCAATGGGCACATTGGGTCTGTTTCGAGGGTTATGATAAGGGTGGTGGATTTGGCTTCGGGGACGGGGAATGGTGGAGTGAGTCTCACTCCCGGATTTCGCAAAATCTTTGGATTGGTGGTAGCCAACTCGAGTTTTCCGAAGAAGGTgagcacttggtaacctttCGTAGCTCGGTGGCTGCGACGCAAATAGGCTTTTTGCTTCTTAGAAAAGATGATAAAGGCCTCTGTAAGGACTGCAAGGTCATACCGAGTGAGAATCTTACGACCCAACATAAACTACtggtgatggatttggagataagaaggaggaagaagaagagggtcgtgGATGACCGACCGAGGATTAGGTGGGGGAGTTTGACTCCGGCTAGTGCCCTAGAGATGGGAGAGAAGTTAATGGCTATGGGAGCGTGGGATAGTAGGGGGGATGCGAGCAGTATGTGGGATAGGACGGCCAGTTGCATTAGGGAAGCAGCTAAAGAGGTATTGGGGATCTCACGAGGCCATCGTGGTGGGCACCAaggggattggtggtggaatggagaagtccaAGGGAAGGTAGAAGCAAAGAAGCATGCATATGTGAAGTTGGTAGATAGCAAGGATGATGAAGAGAAGCGGACGAACGAGGAAAAGTATAAGATGGCGAGAAAGGAGGCGAAGTTGGCTTTTCGGCGGCTAAAACAAGCAGCCTTTGAACGCTTTATACAGAACTAGAGGACAGAGGTGGGTATAAGAAGCTATTTAAGCTCGCCAAGGCGAGAGAGAGGAAGGCACGCGacttggatcaagtgaagtaCATCAAGGACGAGAATGGCCAAGTGTTGGTACGAAACCCGCGTTAGACGAGAGATGGCGGTCATCTTTCATGAACTCTTGAACGAAGAGGGACAAGAGACATTGTGTTAGAGACTTGGAGCACTGCGATGGCGTCGCGACTTTGGTTATGGTAGGAGTATTAAGGTCGAGGAGGTGAAGGGAGAATTTGTTCGTAGGATGCGGGGAAGAAGCGGCCGGACTGGGACATTCCCCGGGGGAATTCGGAAGAATGCGAGTGCAAGGTAGGCTTGGAGTGGTCAATTGGGttatttaatgtcattttcaagacgACAAAAGATGCCGGAATAATGGAGGTGGAGTGCAATGATTCCGgtgtacaagaacaaggagACATTCAAAGGccgcaacaactatagaggtatcgaAGTCGCTaagtcacactatgaaagtgtgagAAAGGGTGGTAgaaatgagggtgaggagaggtgtgtttatttcagagaaccagtttggattcatgccggggcgctcgactacagaagccattcatattgtaaagAGATTGGTGGGGGGCAAATATAGGGAgcggaagagggacttgcacatggtattcattgacctagaaaaggctgCGACAAAGTGCCGAAGAGGTCTACAGATGCACTCGGAGGCTAAAGGTGTGCCGTggtgtacattagagcgataaaggacatgtatgatggagctaagaccggggtaaggacggtaggaggagactcggagcactttTCCGTTCGATGGGGTTGCATCAGGGATTAGCTCTTAACCCGTTTCTattcgccttggtgatggatgaattgacgcgacaaatacaaggcgaggtgccttggtgtatgttgttcgcggatgacatagtcctgattgacgagactcgcaacGAGGTTAACGATAGTCGGAGGGTCGTGGAGACGGAGAcattggagtctaaaggatttaaattgagtaggaccaaggTAGAATACTTGGAGTGCAGGTTCAGTGGCGTACCGCGTAAGGCTGACAAGAAAGTGAGGCTAGGTACCCGCCGtttcaaaaaagaaagtttcaagtatcttgggtatTATACagggagatggggatatcgacgacgatgtttcacatcgtattggtgcagggtggatgaaatggaggctagCCTCCGGAGTGctatgtgataagaaagtgccaccaaaacttaaaggcaagttctacaaagtggtggttagaccgactttattgtacggagcggagtgttggccagtcaagagatgtcacgttcagaagatgaaagtcgcgaaAATGTGAAtgctgcggtggatgtgtgggcacactacgagggatagaattaggaatgaagatatccgagacaaagtgggagtggcatcggtggaggacaagatgcgggaagcgaggccgagatggtttgggcatgtgaagaggagagacagtACGCTccggtgcggaggtgtgagaggttggctatggacggtttcggAGAGAGGTAAaggaggccgaagaagtattggggagaggtgattagacagatATGACACGGTTTCGGGCTattgaggacatgaccttagataagaGGCTGTGGAGGACtcgattaggatagaaggccgGTGGCTTATCCTTTCACCATAGGAGTTGCGtttgctcatttgtttattgccatttgatttcgCATTTGACCGtcgcttatatttgttgggccgtGTACTTTGTTTATCctatttatctatagtagttaatgctcctttctttccgATCGTTCtttcatgactttctcgctttgttattccttgttttcatattgtttttcgGTATGTTTGGCCCTAtccgaccttttgtcttgttttccttgttttctctctgagccgagggtctttcgaaacagccgccctaccttttcaaggtgggggttaggtctgcgtacactctaccctccccagacccaacatggtgggattatattgggcttgttattgttgttgttgttgttgttgttttctttatttgatcAATCACTTTTGGATTGATATGtacataattttctttattaataAATTTCCACCTATTCTGGTAgctttgcttaaaaaaaaaaatcctaatttAGCCTTTTAACattccaaccaaaaaaaaaaaagatcatgtTCCAAAATCTTCCCAAACCGTTCGGTTCTTAACCCGAAACACCCCGCTAAGTCTCAAAAAGTAAAGACAACATGTCCAATGCACTAAGACATGAATTAAAGTAAAAATTCTCTCAAAACAAGGGGTTGGattgttccaattttttttccaaaatatgtTACTTATGAAGACTTCCCATACATGCATAATCTCACTTCTGTATGATACTTTAATCGTTAGTAGTCATCCTTGACAtgcaaaataattttgaagccTTCAAACTTAACGAACTTTTAGGGCCGCTACACTATAGAAGTCCTTAGAAATCACAATAAGGCCTCAGAGGGCTTTTGTGGAACAAAGTTCCTTCCTTTATTGAGCTATTTAAATGggatcaaaatatatatatcattttaaggaacttaaattttttacaattattatttcataacgCAAACACATTATatgattttttaagattttgtaATCATAAATATAGGTATTTGCGCATACCATAAGACTAGTTCAAATAAATATGATAACCAGTTTGAAGATGTTTCTCCATTCGTATCCGAACCATGAAAGAGAAGACCAAAACAATATAAGAGGAAGGAAAAGGAGTGTCCTAGACAACTAATGATTATGATCCTCAACAAAAATTGAAGgcttttcaatttcaaaaaaaaaaaaaaagaacgaaaAAATCTACTAACTTGATATTGGCTTTTATAAGCCAAATTATAGTAACCCCATTTTAACTTTAGAATTACAAAGCAGTTAGCCAAGAAACAAAAATGTTGGAATCTCCAAGGTTGTCTATCTTGAGAGACTAGCTTCGGCTTCTGCTGAACTGAGAATCaaaagaatattttaatataaggACCCAAATGCAACATAAAAGGAGCAAAGCTTATACTGGCTTGCTTTTGTTCCATTTGGTTTCATAATCTCATCATGAATGATAATTTCAGTtgtggaagaagaaaaataatatcttACTTTCAGTTGGTAATAATACTTGGTATTAATAATAAATCAACAGCTATCCTAATTGCTCATGGCTCTGCATGGATGCAGCATTTTGAAGCTCAATATAATGGCTTTTCAGCTATTAGGTGCGTTACCCTGTTGATTTGGTCTGACCTTATTGTTCTCGAGTCTGATAAAGAGAGGTTGATTTGTTCGGAACATCATTAGAAGACGGCATATGACAGTTAAAAGACAAGTCTTTTAGAATGAATGATGAgtacttttaacaaaaaataacaaatcaatcCACATAGCCGAGGAACACCAGCAAAAGATAGCAGATAGCGAAGATGAGACACGATCAATCTCTTTGCAACTTTGTTCTTTAACCTGAAGAGAGCTTTttttatggtcattatgaggTTGCTGAAAGAAGAGGAGAGTTTTGTACAGCTTCCTCAGCCTGCAAGCTCTCATAGTATTTGACCAAGACTTGCCATCCCCCAGGACACATGAAACCATCGGGAGGATTCTCACCAGTTCTTGCATAAGTCCGCATCTGTAGAAGAGGTCATCGATTGAGTAAAAACATCAAAGAGTGTAAGGAGACACAAAGAGAATGAGAAAAGGTACTGTAAGTTTCAAGCTCATGCAGCTCTACCAACCAAAACAAGAATGTAGCATCTGTCATCAACATAACAAACACAATCCTCCACTGTTTCATAGGATTATGGAAGTTTCTAATCAAAATAAAGGGATCTAATTGTTTATGCAAATAATTATCATGTGACGACACTTTAAGCCCCAATTACCAGATAACCTTACTTCTTTCCCTCAGTACAACCTCTGACACTCACCATTAGATTTGACAATTGTTTTCATGGCCTTAAGCTTGAAAGTCTCAACAGTAATACAAACAGCTTCTTCCCCCAATGGAGAAGGCCCAAACCTGAGTTCCTATTTTCAGATGCTGATCAGATGCTATTTCATAATTATAACTCATACAGCACCAAAAGCTGAAGAATAGTAAAATAGTATCCAAACCAACTTCTAGGTAGAGCCTTTTTTTTACTACATGGAGAATCCCAAACCCACGGTTGTGTTCTCACATGCAGATAAGATATCATTTCACAATTCTGACTCTTACGAATATTAAAACTTCAAAGCACTCTCACAGCATTAAATAGTCTAAACCAACCTCAAGGTAAGCTTCATCTATGTACAAGAACGACCAAAAGAACGTGGCATCGGAATCCTGTCCTCACCTTAGttccagaaataaagagaaaatctTTAGCACGTGAAGGATCAAAAAATGCCATCTTCTTTTCCACTGTATCATATGCTGCCACCTGCAAAAAATTAGCAGAAAATTAGAAAGGGTAAAAGAAGCTCCAGGCCTttaaaaattggagaaaaaaatgttCAAGAACAGCTGTAAGCTGATTACAATGACAAACAGTAGAGGACAAGATGTTTTGAACTTAAGACACATCAAAAGAATTTGTCTTGACTTCACCATGTGATTTGGGGCACTCATTTGCAGGTAATATATGAAGACTGCCAATAATAATTACTACCAGATATGCTAGCAGGATACGGATTAATTTTCGAACTTATAGCACAATTGCGTAAAACTCAGCAAATTTAATTTTGTAACTGTAAAATCACTAAACTCTCACTATTTTCCTAGAGAATCATTTATTCATTTTGGCTGGAACTCAAACAAGTTAATGCTGGAACTCCCACATGGCAAGCCTGAcagaataaaagaaattacCTAGATTTaaatgccatcccaccaattttttttttttaaaaaaaaaaataaaaaaaattggcactAAGTAAACTTTCACTAACCCAAATAAAGTACCCGACCCCTAAGAATAACCTGTATGCTTAAATTCCCCTAACTACACACCCCCTTACTCAAAATATGCACCAAATCCATCTCTAGGTACAAAATTTTCGAATAATTTGATCAACAAGCgcaaatacacacacatatacatatagcgttgtatttaatttcattttctcactatttatttatgttgaactaatttatatcggtcaaaattttcaaatcaatacgtgcaaaatcaaaaaatgaatttgtcaTCATTAAATTTTCGAAgaagttcaaattttaaatttctgtTCACTTTTTGCCTAGATTGCTTTAGAATAATGTGACGCTCCAATAATAAATAGCTATCTGCTAAATctatatagaaatattaaaataCTATTACAAAGTTCTTATAACCTACAAATGGGTTTGGGTGGGTATTAAGTATAAAGCGACGGGTATCTTGTTCAGTTTGGGGAACTAAAATGGCATACTCAGCATTTTCTGTAAGCGCTGCCGACATTTAAAGTGATTAACGGATTATTATAACCAGTGGTGGATGTAGCCTTAGCGTTACGGGTTCAACCGAAGCCGATAGTTTTGAcactaaacatatatatgtgaaaaataacaaaatttcaacaaatattaGATTTTGAACATTAAACTCATCAACTTAATAGCGAGAAACACcagaaaaaaaaggagcaatctttttttctttttctttttttttttcgtgaaaaggataaatgttttccaaaatttgagtttaataaatgttttccaaaatttgagtTTAAGTTAATTACTTGTTTATCATTGATTATCACAAAATAGCCAATGCTGTACTGCTTTAATCCCCTTTTAAGCCCTGGGGAGGAAAACGATTGATCCTTACAGGctctatcatttaaaaaaacttaaaaagtttGTGCAAAGGGCACACACAACGAGATCCGAACCACCGACTTAGGCATGAAGCTGGCGATCCTGACCATCAGACCACACAAAGCTTACGTCGAGTGGTTTCATTTAATCATATATATTCATTTTGAGAATTGTTTATATGTGTAACTAATAAAATTTTCCAACGAAGTGGTGTTGCCTGACACCGCTTCGATGAGCAGCATGCGTCCGCCCATGGGAAATTTAACCCTATATAAGGGGTATTCTTGAGGGTTGGATCGTTTAATTGGGTTAGAGACCATTTATATAgttcaataaattttttaaatggtGAGATGCCATTTAAATCAAGCTTGgtagtttctttttaattctcaGGCTTCTGGCATTAACTTGGCTGAGTTCTGGACAAAATGACTTTCTAGGCAATATAGTAGAGTTTACTGATTTTACTCATGCAAAATTAAGGTTGTTGATTTTCTATAATTGTATTATAAGTTGGATGACCATTTATGTAAACTCTTAGAGAAACTATGATAACTAATGCAGTAAGACCTACCCTGAAGGGCAGAATGTTCAATTTCTCAAGACCAGGAGCCATGCTTAGCAATTTCTTCCCGTGATCTGGATCATACAAGTCCCTCTTCTCTGTTGGGTGGCCCATACCAGCAGGATCGCGACCTACAATGTAGAAATTTGCACCCGCATTTATCCGTGCCTTTGCATGCCACTGTACTTCAGTTGGTCCAGCATAATGCATTGGTGAGGGAAATATGGACACGATAGTAGTCTTGGGATCGAGAACTCCATCTTCTAGGACCTATAAAGGTATAAGTAACAGCACTTCAAACAATAATGGAGATAGATGGCATATGGAGAGTTAATTCATGATTCTAGGAAAATAGCATACTTCAGAGGTTGTGTATGTTCTGATTTCTTTACTTTTTGATacaaaaaatattcaataaTGGGATCTTTACCAGGCAACTACAAACATAACACACCAAAGGCACTAGGCTCGACCAACCTTGCTATGTTGTTCCATACGGACATCTAGAGGCACATCATCAGCCTTAGTAAAACCACCTAAAGGATGGAGCAGAAGAATTGGATTCTTGTAACCCATTTCCAAAAGTCTCCTCCGTGTATCATTCATAAGCAAAGCGTGGCCATTATGGACAGGATTTCTCAACTGAAAAGCAAAAACTGCATCCGCCTCACGTTGATCAAATTCATTTCGAAGTTGCTGGGGAGAAAGCCTGTAGTGATCAAGACCATCATTATATTTGATAGGCTTTATGACTTGCAGATCTCCACCAATAAGCCAATTTCCAGCAGGAGTAATTACCTCCTCAACATAAGGTAATCCTGGAGCTGTAGTCCCCCATGTCCTtgcaattctttcttctttattatGCTTGTAGATCTCACTACTGCAAAAGATTTAATCATGACAAGTTCAATAGATTATAACAATCAACATCTTTTCCCTGAAATTACTAACTGATAAATGGTAGATAATTTTCTTCCAATGAATTCACTGGAAGAGTACATGGACAGTATTGGGCAGTTAGCCACTCAGGGGGGGAAGGAGCTTCTAGAAAAGCTCTTTTGCATTCAGTAGAGTTGAAGACTGCAACAGTTGCAAGTATTGATCTATTCCAGCTCCCAACAACAAGATAACCACATAATTTGACGGATAGGAGCCGTATACTCATCAAACATATCCATTCAATATCATAAACATACTTTTCTTGCATATTTCCTATCATTCatatttatttctcttttataCAGAGGATCATTCGTGTGAATTTAATTTCAAGTCTCGATGCTGCCCAAGTCACTCAAaaacaatcaatttttttaatctcatctcttctttttttattttctcatgtcATTTCTACAAAAACCTGGATAGAGGTGAAATCCATAATATAGTAAGCCAATTGAAAGATAAAAGCACGTTTCAAACGTAAATCAATTTTAATACAAGGTCAGTCAGATTCGTTAATGCAATCTCAAACAATACAACTAGACCAAAGATGTGAAACCTGAATGATATAATTCTTATACGACTGGATTGTTTAAAACTAGTACTTTACTACAAAGAAGCAACCACATTAGCTTTGACGTTTTAAGAGTAGTTTTCGTGTCTATAGCTAGTAGTcagtgaagttggaatggaccATAGGAAATCAGGGTtgagatcaaaaaaaaaaaaaaaaggttgtgtTCATCTGTCAAGACTTTGGTGAACAGAAGTAACCGGTACCTATGCTAATGGTAGGTtagcatgtgtatataaatcTTGCAGTAAATCAACTATTAAATCTAAACACGAACTGTCATTTGATTGTTTCCGACCGCAGGGAAATTAACattctgtttggatggttgttacccaTGGTTTTGTAATGTACAATATCGTatcgtattgtattgtattgtattgtactgtattaattaatacaatgtttggatagactgtatcgtttgttgtagtttaataacataaaaataaGTAACCACAAAACAACCACCAAATccgtggttacaaaaattgagTTTTTTTCATGGTTAAATAATAATGGAGTTACAACAGGTTTAAAACACCATACAATacaattttaagaacaatggaaACAAACATAGTATTAACGAAAACAATATaataatgaaccacgggaaacaaccatccaaacaggggtaaAAAAGGGGGTCTGACCTTGTGAGAATGGCAAGTAAATCATCATTTGGGCCAACCAAAGCAACATCAGTTGAGGAACCAATCCGTTCTTTATCTTCATCATTAATTGCCAATACAATGGGAAGTGACATATTGACAATAGTCCCATCTTTCAATCTGAGAGAATTAAAATGTAAGGTTTGCAAATACTCATCCTCTCTCATGAATCCTCTAAGAGGACTAGCCCAACCTTCACTAATCACATGA
This portion of the Lycium ferocissimum isolate CSIRO_LF1 chromosome 1, AGI_CSIRO_Lferr_CH_V1, whole genome shotgun sequence genome encodes:
- the LOC132054910 gene encoding ATP sulfurylase 2-like, with translation MSLTIRLHTTSTIIAHYCNTTSKKNSYYTEIKANPIYHFNKLSHLLFSHKQKMTSSSSRGMIVKSSLIEPDGVSLLDLVVPENERAAKVGEAEAMVKVKLTKIDVEWVHVISEGWASPLRGFMREDEYLQTLHFNSLRLKDGTIVNMSLPIVLAINDEDKERIGSSTDVALVGPNDDLLAILTSSEIYKHNKEERIARTWGTTAPGLPYVEEVITPAGNWLIGGDLQVIKPIKYNDGLDHYRLSPQQLRNEFDQREADAVFAFQLRNPVHNGHALLMNDTRRRLLEMGYKNPILLLHPLGGFTKADDVPLDVRMEQHSKVLEDGVLDPKTTIVSIFPSPMHYAGPTEVQWHAKARINAGANFYIVGRDPAGMGHPTEKRDLYDPDHGKKLLSMAPGLEKLNILPFRVAAYDTVEKKMAFFDPSRAKDFLFISGTKMRTYARTGENPPDGFMCPGGWQVLVKYYESLQAEEAVQNSPLLSATS